taacttaaACAGTTGATTCAAGAAGTGCTGGTGATCATTAATTTCCTTTTAACTCATTAATCTGCAATCTTAATTCAATCTGCACTGGTAGAGTTACAGTACAGTTTATAGTACATGCTAGAGTTCAGCTTTGGGTCTCTCCAAGCCAGCCTGCTTTTAAATGTTACCAAACTCACTGTCATCAATGGAAACATTTAAACCTAAGCCGTGGAATAATTAGAAAGCTGTTTTAAGCAGAGTGGGTGTTGACAGACATGTTTTGCACAGATGAGGctcttatataaatatatataaatatcttatataaatataaataaatatataatcatATTTAGGATTTTGGTGTTTGCACCTTGTTAAATTCAAGGCTGTCCCCTCTCGCTAACTCATACATGCTGATGATTACTTTTTCTAATGTGCTGTCTTCACACCGTGTAGACAGGAAGCTTAACACCCACTGCCAAAAAGGTTGACTCCCAGAAATGTACTTAACacagcaaaacaagaaacacagagggcAGACACATTTTCAATTTCCAAGGGGACTCTAGATGTTCTCGATGTTCTAGATGTGAATTTCATGTGTAAAATGATTCCAATTTACTGACATATCTCGGGGTCAGCATCTAAAAGTTAGCTGACTGGGATCAATCTTAATAGTTTGTTTGGACTTCACAGGTAGAAAACTGATAGAGTAATTAGTAATGGAGGGGGTTTAAAAGTCATGAAGCAAGAGATACAGTTACAGTTCAAGCAGTTTATTTCTTCATATATTCTTAAAGCTCAGCTCATGTGAGCTGATATGATCAGCTGAAAGTCTCATATTTCTGCAGTTAAAATACAGACAACCTTATTTAGTTACACTCATTTTCTGTCATTCTTCTGAGGTAAACTATAAGAAGAGCATACAATACCCCTTTAAGtaaccagatttaaaaaatggctgTTTTTCATATAGGACTATGTTGATATATTTTGCGTCAGCCTGTATTGAATATTGTAAAAAGTAGTTTGATTACATATGTATGCAGGAGAGAAGAGCAGGCAGCACGTTGATCTGCAGTTGTTCATTGTTGAAATGTACTAACACAGCAGTGCTTTTTATTGTAATAAGACTCAGAGCAGCCCAAGATCCTGATTGAACGGTTCTAGGCTAAAAAAGAGGAATCAAAACCACAAGCACCAACACGAGCCACTGAGCGGAAACATCAGCCGGAGACCTGGAGAGATGGAcacggagacagagagagattagAGATTGAGGAAGACagggggggcgagagagagagagagagagagagagagacatgaataTCTTAATGAATTATATAAAATCATTACACCTTGAAGTTCTTCATTCGTAACTTGCCTACaagaagatgatttttttcttcttatgctagaaaagttttatttcacactagagatttctgtatttctggCCTCTTCTTACTAAGTGGGCGGGGCTAAACTGGAAACAGGTAGTGTCATCTACTTGGTAGCACCTTTTAGGAGTTGGCAACATGTCAATCAAAAATGTTGCAGCTGTTTGCCGTCTGATCAAACCATACTCATAATTTACACGTGTCTGCCTACAGACTACTAGGCCTACTGTACTTTGGcattttaagtttgattcattcCCTGAAGTGAGAGAAGGTGAACCGATCTGCATTCGTCAGCGCAGCACCTGTATGTATTTTTCTGCCTGGTCCTGGTCAACAACATCATATCCCATAGAAAGTTTCTGTTATATTTGAACTTGATGTCAAATTAACTGGACTTCTTTCCACAGATAAATAGTATAACACTTATGTTGCCTTCATACTCTATGAGGTTGTGTTTCCTGTGGTCTAGAGAAGAGACAACACCCCGCTCTTTTGGTGTTCACAACAACGTGAGTTTCATTTTTCTAAACTCTAAACTTTGTCGTCTTGTCTCTTGTTCCTCCATGTTGGGGTTTAAATACAAAGAACCAATCAAATGTTCGAAAGCCAGGAAGAAAACAAGCAATCTTTTGGCATCTGTGTTGCCTTTGCCTAGCAACAGTGCTCCCACAAGAATACCACTTGAATGCCAAGCCTTCCCTTTAGGACTTCACAGCATGATTTCAAGACTTTACAAGTTCCAGTTGAAGGCCAAGATCTGCGTCCCTAGCAACAGTCTGCTCTTCTTAGTAACGGTCTGTTATTTTAACAGCGGCCTGCTATTAAGGGACAGCAGACACTTGCTATGTGTATTTTGCCAATCAGGCAAAATACACATATTCAACACAGTAAAATAGATAATAAAGCTGGGTATGCTGTAGAGCCTGGCTGCCAGTTATAGACATTTTGCTAGTTGTAGAGACGTATCATTATTGTCCATTTGATTCAAATATGTTTCTCCAGGATGGCCAAATTGTAAGtcttaaaataacttcaaacaGGGAGTAATAAACCAACGGGTCGTTGTTAATTAACATAAAAGCTGCAAATGGAGccaaagtttgttttcatttatacaAATCTTTTGGATACGCATCATGTGACCCATAGAGCAAACCTAGTTGTGTTTTCTAAAGATGAACATTCATTAttcctaagaaaaaaaaacttttttttaaggattttattAATAAGTGCTTTTGAACAGTTCCATTAAAGGGAACTCTTTCCATTGTAATCAGATGCTGAAATAGTCTTTGGGACACAATAGACCCGGAAGTTGTAACTGCAGCTTggaatttatttcaaatagCCTCAAGAGATTGACACATTTCCTGTTGGCCATTTGCAGAAGAATGCAAACCACTTTTAAGGGCCGAAAAAATGCAACTATGCTGCATTTGtacactgaaaaaacaaacactcttaGATAACTTTTTTACCCAAACAAAGAGTGTTTATTGTTGCTTATTTTGTCATTGCTTATATCAATGATCTGAGACCAGGTTTTCAGGGGTTTTCGTTATGTACTGCAGGCTTGGATCTAAAAGGGCTATTGTGAGTGAAGAGCATTTCGAATTTAcatgttaaaatgaatgaacttTGTAATGATTTTAAACATCTGGTTGCAGAGATTTCTCCTGTGGTTAAAGAAATGCTATGTTTTCcactccatttaaaaaataaaaaaatatcaactttaAATTTCAAGCACATAACAGTTAGTAATCCTTAAAAATAGATAATGTTAATAAGATATTCTGAGTCTTACCGTGAGAACATGTAACAGTTGTGCGAGCTGTCCAGTTTTGGTTTTTCCAGAACGATCTCAGTGTATTCGTCCTCATTGACTGGGTCATTTACTTCAGTCACATTCTGCACAATGAACACTTCAGCTGGAGATAACAGTACCATATTTGAATCCTGACCGCAAACAGTCTTGTCCAGGTTAATAGAGAAGCAAGAGGTAATGTTAAAAATGACTTGCTCGTGCCAGTCTTCCAGTTTCTTTAGCTCACTGTAGCTCTTGAAAACTGTGGTGAACTCTCCAAATCTCACCTCAGAGCCGACTTGTGCTGAGATTTTTTGTTCTGTGATTAAGTACACAGTCCTACACTGCTTCTCGTTCAGATTTTGTACAAGCTTCAATGAATCCATGAGCAGGAAGTGAAGAGACTTGAAATGGAAGGAGTTTTCATACGTGCTAGCGTTTACACCCATCGTCTTCACAGCCTCATTAAAGGTCTTTTTAAAGTCTGAGTCTCCATTGGCCATAGCTGAAAGTGCAGTAGTGTGTTCTCTAGTTCCTCCAGAGATCAGCTTTTGACACTCGTTATTTCTACCCCATGCTTTCTTGAATCCCTCATCACGCTCCAGCTCTTGTGTTAACAGCTCTGAATTGATTAACTTCTTCATTGCCTCTTCTCGGCATCCTGTGTACAGGTCATCTACAGCATCAGGGGCCCGGTCCAGTAGGCCTACTTTTTTGCTCTCTGCTGTCCcctttgaaaataaatagagtttgaaacttcatttaaaaattcAGAGGATGTGTGCCAATCAAtcttaacacaacaacaagtctTGGATGAGTCTTTGTGAGAGAAATAATACTCACTTTGAAGGAGAGAACTGTGAAAATGAACGCAGCAAGAAGCAGCTTTCTTGTAGCCCACATTTTAAAAGAGTCTTCTTGTCTCTTGTCTGCACACGAATggctgaaaaataaattaatactaTGAAAAAGTTTGCAGGATCAAACTTGATTAACAGCCTATGACTCTATAGTTGAGAAATGGGATGAGCTGGCTTGTTGCTCCAATACTTTGTTTAGACAAGCCCTCTACAGTTATCAGCATGCCGCCCTTCCACACAGATAAGCACATGAGATTTAGAGTTTAACTGAAAAGCAAATGTTGAAAAAGCTTATAGGAACCTACCTTCACCAGGGATAATTACTCTCTGGGAGCAACTGAAAAATGATAGCGATATACAAAACTGCAGGGTGTGATCTTTTGCTGTCAGTAGGAAGTGGAAAACCTTATCTCAGCAAGCAAGACATTTTTGCCTTTCCTGAGGAAGCAAATAGCACTCCATCAGGCGCTCTGGTTTGTTCTCTACAAGCTTCTGTGTTACTCTAGATCGCTtctgatttttcacaaaacagATCAACTAAACTGGTTCGCACCTGGTTCAAGCGTGCAACAAACATTAATCTTTAGTTAAAACGTTTGGCTTCAaactatgtatttatttaattaagatTCTAACATACATAAGGATAAAATAGAATGCAAATCTGTTCCGAAAGGGCCAAAATGAGGATAATCTATTATAGGAAATTTAAAGCGGGCTATTATTTAGCTTTGATTGTTAAATGACAAGAGAAATACACTTAGGCCtatatcaaaatgtttgatttaccATTATTAATTTGCTAGGTTACTCCCTATAGTTGATTAGTTACTGCTATGAATTAACCAGCCAAGATTTAATTCACTATAAAATAAACGATTACTTTGAAGTTTCCTGTAATTGAGAAAAAATCTCTGGTGTTAAAGAATATTAAATTTAACATTGAAAGTGTTGAAGGCAAATATGTAACATTTTCTTTGATGCCCCTCCCTACTCAAGTGAAGGAAATTATTACAAGGGCTGTatgtgtcttcttcttcctgtgcCATGTTATCATTTATGTATACCTGTGTACCAACTGTGCAAAGCTGTGACAACAAATCTCCCCCTGACGGACAATAAATTATTGTATTGAATGTAAGGGCAGCTTCAGAGACCTTCACACTAAACCCAAGTATTAAACACTGTTATATTTTAATCCTTAGCtggtcacttaaaaaaaaattggctaATTCAAGCACTACATGCATCAATGGAGCATGAATCAAGCTGAGGAAAACCCATTCCAATGCATCTTTCAATTCAACATTGCTTAGTCTTTTTGTCCAAAACTGTACCTAATTGTCACCATATCCCGAGGGGTCTCAGTCTCTTACCTTAGATGAGCAACAATGCAAAATGCTGTCAAGTATTGTAGAGAATGAAAACAATCAAAGCTCAACACTAGAAAGACCAAGGcagtcattttgactgttttttaattttgcaatgTAATAacttacttaaaataaaacctatgtAACTACAGGAACATGACTTTTCCtaaatgtgtctgtattttattctagcatttttattttaatcaaaaacacaaaacacaaaagagtttTGAGTATTTCTACCTTGAAAGTCCATAGCGGTCTTATTGACTGCATGCATTATAGCCAGTGTATCATTTCAGTATTCGCTACTTTTTCCCGCTCTTGAaggtagaggtgggcgatatgggaaaaatatcatatcacaatttttttttggcaaaatcacgatcacgattttatcacaatttttttcatactgttctttagacaaatttgtaagttgctgaccagttcaaccaaactcatgtttttaaatgcacaaaaactgcactgacaagtttaatctatttgaaaaacatctttgtaggaggtctggaggtctctcacccaaaacatctttagcaacagaaatgtctttccctcgatttgatcaatatttatgcacaatttgaaggttttcctcaccacttagaaattatgatttagttatgtgtcctctttttatgttcatcaggaacattttcacgcagtgatgcattcatttaaaaacatgtagacttcgagttcttgtgtttctgttctattttagccctgcagagttcctacagctgtagcttcatacaggctctgcagcctttgttgttttttatgacattattggactaactttagttttgtttatatataatcaaacacattacagaatatgttcattctgtgacacatgatcaaagtgagttttactgacagaagagtttaattcatagagggggcgggacattgttgattgacagacagacagtcaccatggttactcactctcacctgcctgctgctttgtaacgtcgtttagtgtaatccctataaattcagttatcacaacaggtgagcttcaggtggagaagcttgatagtaacttttaaaaaccgagagagagcagaaaacaccgacagcaacattttaaacatcagggTTATATCTCCCCTGACTGTCTGAGtataaaaaatatcagaacagttgcatataaccgagatggagttgtttttgcggactttacttttaagtttcgttttcaccgctgcggagcaaaaaaGGACTCATACACATTGTCTGTgtaggagcataaactgcagcatgataaaataaacacattagcccggttctacgatttctctgctttggcagatcgtcagcaagttaaaatccttcacgatctaagatcgttatatcgcccaccactacttGAAGGTGCGCATCgctgttgcctagcaactaTTGTTTATGACGCTCGAgccaaggaggaaagaaagcttACACGCCTAAAACCATATAGAAAGAATAGGAgacatacatttgaattaatcaacattGAAAAGGCAGAGTAGAGTAAATTAGGATCTGatttagaacagaatagaaatgtcaggaaggaggaggattgCTGCCACAGAGGCTTTAGCCATGCTCCAGAGCCTTGATGAGGCAGAGTCTGATGGAGGCGCAGGTTCGGATACGGAAAGTGATGTCTCCTGGTCTCTCGAAACTTCATCTGACACGGGCTCTGAGATTGAACTTGAGAATGATACAGAGATCATTCCTATTCGCAACAAAACGCCGGCTGCTGTTCCCGTGGTTGTCGATAAActattcaaatttcaaattcaTTAGCATTGAATGTTTGTGTCCTGAAGTTTATTATACCtttcacaacattacagatccatttattcttatatttcatattgattattgaaatgatatgcaaataattcgtaaacagtcaaaatgaccGCTATGGCCTTTGTAGTGATAGAATGCCGGTCTTTCTAGTGTTCCAAAAGACTTAAAAACCAAAAAGGtccaagccaaaaaaaaaaacataacctaAAACTACAACATAATCTATGTTAAGGACGTACATTAATTAATGTCCATTTGGCTAAAGCTTGGTGTACAAATAAGGGATCAGATTTGGTTGCCAATGTCCATTAATCTATATCAGGAAGTAATGTTGAGGTCAGATTTAGGGTGCAATGGGGAGTCAACAGAAATCTCTGAGGTTTCATTGACCTTAAAATCAGCATATTTGTCTGATGACTGTatactgtgttgttttcatggAGTCAGACTGAGGGTGTAATAGGAAGTCTACAGAAACATCTGAGGTTCATTGAAATCAAAATCAGCCTACATGTCTGATGActgtttattattaatta
This window of the Labrus mixtus chromosome 2, fLabMix1.1, whole genome shotgun sequence genome carries:
- the si:ch211-145b13.6 gene encoding ecto-ADP-ribosyltransferase 4, which gives rise to MWATRKLLLAAFIFTVLSFKGTAESKKVGLLDRAPDAVDDLYTGCREEAMKKLINSELLTQELERDEGFKKAWGRNNECQKLISGGTREHTTALSAMANGDSDFKKTFNEAVKTMGVNASTYENSFHFKSLHFLLMDSLKLVQNLNEKQCRTVYLITEQKISAQVGSEVRFGEFTTVFKSYSELKKLEDWHEQVIFNITSCFSINLDKTVCGQDSNMVLLSPAEVFIVQNVTEVNDPVNEDEYTEIVLEKPKLDSSHNCYMFSRSPADVSAQWLVLVLVVLIPLF